One window of Caldisericum exile AZM16c01 genomic DNA carries:
- a CDS encoding iron-containing alcohol dehydrogenase, which yields MDNFVLHIPTKVVFGKGEFNSLGKYARELGTKALVVTGRRFAKESGLLDKALKQLDEVGIKYVVYSEIEPNPESKTVDKGGEVARNENVDFIIAIGGGSVIDAAKIIKVIAKTEKSCWDYFERPPKETIQDKTLPLLTIVTFAATGSELDNAAVVTNSETRDKRGLFHPELFPSISIIDPLLTLSVPQRSTIDGVVDMFTHIFESYLSSNAHAPVSDRISEGLLKECMKAGEVVFHDPQNIEAREALSWIAALALSGIPNAGRKGPHPMHRLEHPISGIYGIAHGRGLSAIIPAYLIFTYDLHKDRLALFGEMVFGITNPRETILRIVDWLRQINALNGLKDLGVKKESFKAFVESALRDDGNQDFIRAKKPIYKDEIMKIYELAYDYSEIEKKILELF from the coding sequence ATGGATAACTTTGTATTACATATACCAACAAAAGTAGTATTTGGAAAAGGTGAATTTAACTCGTTAGGAAAGTATGCAAGAGAACTCGGAACGAAGGCACTTGTTGTTACGGGAAGACGTTTTGCAAAAGAGTCTGGATTACTTGATAAAGCACTTAAACAATTAGATGAAGTAGGTATTAAATATGTTGTGTATTCAGAAATAGAACCAAATCCAGAATCAAAGACAGTTGATAAAGGCGGTGAAGTTGCAAGAAATGAAAATGTTGATTTTATCATTGCAATAGGTGGTGGAAGCGTAATAGATGCAGCAAAAATTATTAAGGTAATAGCAAAAACAGAGAAGTCTTGTTGGGATTACTTTGAAAGACCACCAAAAGAAACTATTCAAGATAAAACTCTCCCTCTCCTTACTATCGTAACATTTGCAGCAACAGGCTCAGAACTTGACAACGCAGCAGTTGTAACAAATTCGGAGACAAGAGACAAAAGAGGGCTTTTCCATCCCGAGTTATTTCCCTCAATCTCAATAATCGACCCACTTCTTACACTCTCAGTTCCTCAAAGGTCTACAATAGATGGTGTAGTTGATATGTTCACTCATATCTTCGAAAGCTATCTTTCATCTAATGCACACGCACCTGTTTCAGACAGAATTTCTGAAGGTCTCTTAAAGGAATGTATGAAAGCGGGTGAAGTAGTTTTTCATGATCCTCAAAACATCGAGGCAAGAGAGGCACTTTCATGGATTGCGGCACTTGCGCTATCTGGAATACCGAATGCAGGAAGGAAAGGCCCTCATCCAATGCACAGATTGGAGCATCCAATTTCTGGTATCTATGGTATTGCACATGGAAGAGGGCTATCGGCAATTATTCCAGCATACTTAATTTTCACATATGACCTTCACAAAGATAGACTTGCACTTTTTGGGGAGATGGTCTTTGGCATAACCAACCCAAGAGAAACTATCTTACGAATAGTTGATTGGCTCAGGCAAATTAACGCACTTAATGGTTTAAAAGACCTTGGAGTGAAAAAAGAATCTTTCAAAGCATTTGTTGAATCTGCCTTAAGAGATGACGGAAACCAAGACTTTATAAGAGCGAAGAAACCGATTTACAAAGATGAAATTATGAAAATTTACGAACTTGCATACGATTACTCAGAAATTGAAAAGAAAATTTTGGAACTTTTTTAA
- a CDS encoding Gmad2 immunoglobulin-like domain-containing protein has translation MKKILVVFLVVLMFLSGCSIFKEREVSLSKVSVNGDGSIRIEGRGRAFENTIGIKVVDGNDFILFQGSTITDAKDMGQFGNFKEDIKLKVFPQTDKIKVVAYIASPKDGTITSSDEKSINYGMPYKTVLVFYGNTKKNPEMLDCTKVFPVERRIASSSQDIPIDTMKIFLLGPTKNEESEGYLMTTPKNLTINKIEKITSNKVQIDFGKELLVIAGGSCRVAAIRAEITKTLEQFYPGYEVIISANGNTEEVLQP, from the coding sequence ATGAAAAAAATTTTGGTAGTGTTTCTGGTTGTTTTAATGTTTTTATCTGGTTGTAGTATTTTTAAGGAAAGGGAAGTTTCACTGTCAAAAGTAAGTGTAAATGGCGATGGCTCAATTCGTATCGAAGGCAGAGGTCGCGCATTTGAAAACACTATTGGTATTAAGGTAGTCGATGGTAATGATTTTATTCTGTTTCAGGGCTCTACAATAACAGATGCAAAAGATATGGGTCAATTCGGAAATTTTAAAGAAGACATAAAATTGAAAGTATTTCCGCAAACCGATAAGATCAAAGTTGTAGCGTATATTGCTTCGCCAAAGGATGGTACAATCACAAGTTCCGACGAAAAAAGTATTAACTATGGAATGCCCTACAAAACAGTTTTAGTTTTTTACGGTAATACAAAGAAAAATCCTGAAATGCTTGACTGCACCAAGGTATTCCCAGTTGAGAGGCGTATAGCTTCAAGCTCTCAAGATATACCAATAGACACAATGAAGATATTCCTTTTGGGACCAACCAAAAATGAAGAATCCGAAGGCTATTTAATGACAACCCCGAAAAACCTAACGATAAACAAAATTGAAAAAATAACAAGCAACAAGGTGCAAATTGATTTTGGTAAAGAGCTATTAGTCATTGCAGGTGGCTCTTGCCGAGTAGCAGCAATAAGGGCAGAAATAACTAAAACTCTCGAGCAATTTTATCCTGGATACGAGGTTATAATTTCTGCAAATGGCAATACGGAAGAGGTGCTCCAGCCTTAA
- a CDS encoding iron-sulfur cluster assembly protein, whose product MNELERKIIEALKKVKDPETGNDIISENLVYGFTPKEQYIKVFVSFEGSTPTCNFCKAISWTIIDKISSEIISALKEIGFETVEVVEELNPKLIYKAG is encoded by the coding sequence ATGAATGAACTTGAAAGAAAAATAATTGAAGCATTAAAAAAGGTGAAAGACCCTGAAACAGGAAATGACATAATATCAGAAAACCTTGTTTATGGATTTACACCAAAGGAACAATACATAAAGGTTTTTGTTTCCTTCGAGGGTTCAACTCCCACTTGTAATTTTTGTAAGGCAATTTCCTGGACAATAATAGACAAAATTTCATCTGAGATCATTTCTGCTTTAAAGGAAATTGGATTTGAAACGGTTGAGGTTGTTGAAGAGTTGAACCCAAAACTTATATACAAAGCAGGTTAA
- a CDS encoding dihydrodipicolinate synthase family protein, with amino-acid sequence MDIKNIVALITPFKEDGAIDYQGFEKFLDYLTTKSPDGLFANATTGEFTNLSLQEKKNVALFVKKNSKDIPVYVNVHSTVFEETLEMCEFAKEGNFYAIVSPPPFFLVPSQRGLYDYFIKIAETSELPTFIYNIPALTGYSLSVDLIKELAKHPLIKGIKVTYDNMGYLVRLVNEVKAVKSDFEIFTGTEQLYVPLIVTGGDGGVMALANIALDIFNEVKAAFIRRDLEKVVELHKKITRLTYIYNLTTSFGYAIKVALGFMNIPIERYVRRPLMEDSFNEEEFRNILKGVGLI; translated from the coding sequence ATGGATATAAAAAATATAGTTGCATTAATAACACCATTTAAGGAAGATGGTGCAATTGACTACCAAGGATTCGAAAAATTTTTGGATTATCTTACAACTAAGTCCCCCGATGGTCTTTTTGCAAACGCAACTACAGGTGAATTTACAAATTTAAGTTTGCAGGAAAAGAAAAATGTTGCACTTTTTGTAAAGAAAAATTCCAAAGACATTCCTGTATATGTGAATGTGCACTCGACGGTTTTTGAAGAGACTCTTGAAATGTGTGAATTTGCAAAAGAAGGAAACTTCTATGCGATAGTCTCCCCACCACCGTTTTTCCTTGTGCCTTCACAAAGGGGCTTATATGATTATTTTATTAAAATCGCAGAAACTTCTGAGTTACCTACGTTTATCTATAACATCCCAGCACTCACTGGTTACTCTCTATCGGTAGATTTAATTAAGGAACTTGCAAAGCATCCCTTAATAAAAGGTATCAAGGTAACATATGATAACATGGGATACCTTGTTAGGCTTGTGAATGAAGTAAAGGCAGTAAAAAGTGACTTTGAAATTTTTACAGGAACTGAGCAACTCTATGTGCCACTAATCGTAACAGGTGGAGATGGAGGAGTAATGGCTCTTGCAAATATAGCGCTCGATATTTTTAATGAGGTTAAGGCTGCATTTATCAGAAGAGATTTAGAAAAGGTAGTAGAGTTGCACAAAAAAATTACAAGGCTAACGTATATTTATAATCTTACAACTTCTTTTGGTTATGCGATTAAAGTTGCACTTGGTTTTATGAACATCCCTATTGAAAGGTATGTAAGAAGACCTCTTATGGAAGATTCTTTTAACGAAGAGGAGTTTAGAAATATACTTAAAGGGGTAGGTTTAATATGA
- a CDS encoding damage-control phosphatase ARMT1 family protein encodes MKSEIECLTCVYNQILRISKVATESSSDIEIILKESAKYLGNANLNLTPPELAQPLYKLVYKITKNDDPYKNIKDEHIKIALTLYPKLKEFVEKGSDRLLESTKVAMMGNAIDLGSTFDKIEIDFEKFLTDNFELNDYIEFKKAIERSKKILFIGDNAGETVFDRVLIETLLDLGKEVKYAVKSKAIINDATKEDALKSGIQNVVETGSQMAGTVLYKLSEDFIQILKNTQLIIAKGQANYETLSDEELPIFFLLKIKCAPISRSIGYNIGTNILLKSKKYKLKS; translated from the coding sequence ATGAAATCAGAAATTGAATGCCTTACCTGCGTATATAATCAGATACTTCGCATTTCAAAGGTTGCAACAGAAAGTAGCAGTGATATTGAAATTATATTAAAGGAAAGCGCAAAATACCTTGGTAATGCAAACCTTAATCTTACTCCACCTGAACTTGCACAACCACTTTACAAATTGGTATACAAAATAACTAAAAACGACGATCCATATAAAAACATAAAAGACGAACATATAAAAATTGCACTTACCCTATACCCAAAACTCAAAGAATTTGTTGAAAAAGGGTCTGATAGACTTTTAGAAAGCACAAAAGTTGCAATGATGGGTAATGCAATAGATCTTGGAAGCACATTCGATAAGATTGAAATAGATTTTGAAAAGTTTTTAACCGACAATTTTGAATTAAATGATTATATAGAATTTAAAAAGGCAATAGAAAGATCCAAAAAAATTCTTTTCATTGGCGATAATGCTGGCGAAACCGTTTTTGATAGAGTGTTAATTGAAACTCTGTTAGACCTTGGAAAAGAAGTTAAGTATGCAGTAAAAAGTAAGGCAATAATAAATGACGCAACAAAGGAAGATGCACTAAAATCTGGAATACAAAATGTTGTCGAAACAGGCTCACAAATGGCAGGAACTGTATTGTATAAATTAAGCGAAGACTTTATTCAAATCTTAAAAAATACTCAACTAATTATTGCAAAAGGACAAGCCAATTATGAAACACTATCTGACGAAGAACTGCCAATATTCTTTCTTCTCAAAATAAAATGCGCCCCAATATCAAGATCAATCGGATATAATATTGGTACGAATATTTTACTAAAATCAAAAAAATATAAATTAAAATCTTGA
- a CDS encoding ABC transporter substrate-binding protein, translating into MKKVLVLLITVFMVVSLFAGCKQAAQPTTLVFAKAGDAVELDPADVTDGESITVMNNIFEGLVRYKPGTTEVEPWLATSWDVSSDGLIWTFHLRQGVKFHDGTPFNADAVVFSFERQRDPNHPFHKYGKWEYWQWCFSEISKTEKVDDYTVKITLNHPFAPFLSTMAMFTAYIVSPTNCEKWGDQWFAHPVGTGPFKFVEWIKGDHITLEKNPDYWGEKAKIDKLIFKVIPDASQRLLSLQKGEVQGMEFPNPDDLQKISQDSNLQILSEPGLNVGYLAMNMGEDTPGFQKPFADVRVRQAINYAINKKAIVDQLYKGTAVVAKNPIPPTLWGYNDSIQDYEYNPTKAKELLKEAGYPNGFKTQLWAMPVSRPYMFDPQKIATAIQADLKAVGIDAEIVTYDWGTYLQKTENGEHPMALLGWTADYADPDDFLYVLLDSDSATVGSAGNIAFYRNPKVHELNIKAQRETDQAKRAELYKQVQEIVHNDAPWVPLAHAKQILVFSKNVQGFVLYPTGDYHFETVSITK; encoded by the coding sequence ATGAAGAAAGTGTTGGTGTTGCTTATTACCGTATTTATGGTAGTAAGCCTATTTGCGGGATGTAAACAAGCAGCACAACCTACAACCCTTGTTTTTGCAAAAGCAGGAGATGCAGTTGAACTAGATCCAGCAGATGTAACAGATGGAGAATCTATAACTGTTATGAACAACATCTTTGAAGGTCTTGTCCGTTACAAGCCAGGCACAACTGAGGTAGAACCATGGCTTGCAACAAGTTGGGATGTATCAAGCGATGGACTTATATGGACATTTCACCTAAGGCAAGGCGTAAAATTCCATGACGGAACACCATTTAATGCGGATGCCGTGGTCTTCTCCTTCGAGCGTCAAAGGGATCCAAACCACCCGTTCCACAAGTATGGAAAGTGGGAATACTGGCAATGGTGCTTTAGTGAAATTAGCAAGACTGAGAAGGTTGACGACTATACTGTAAAAATTACACTTAACCATCCATTTGCACCATTCCTCAGTACTATGGCGATGTTCACTGCTTATATTGTAAGCCCTACAAACTGTGAGAAATGGGGAGATCAGTGGTTTGCACACCCAGTTGGTACTGGCCCATTTAAATTCGTAGAATGGATAAAAGGTGACCACATAACGCTTGAGAAAAATCCTGACTATTGGGGAGAGAAAGCAAAAATTGATAAACTCATTTTTAAGGTTATCCCAGACGCATCTCAAAGACTTCTTTCATTACAAAAAGGTGAAGTGCAAGGAATGGAATTTCCAAACCCAGATGACCTACAAAAAATCTCTCAGGATAGCAATCTCCAAATTTTAAGCGAACCAGGTTTGAATGTTGGTTATCTTGCAATGAATATGGGTGAAGATACACCCGGTTTCCAAAAACCATTTGCAGATGTTAGGGTTAGACAGGCAATTAACTATGCAATAAATAAGAAGGCGATTGTTGACCAGCTCTACAAAGGAACTGCTGTCGTTGCAAAGAATCCTATTCCACCAACACTTTGGGGTTACAATGATTCAATTCAAGATTATGAATATAATCCAACAAAAGCAAAAGAACTTCTAAAAGAAGCAGGTTATCCAAATGGATTTAAAACGCAACTTTGGGCAATGCCTGTTTCAAGACCTTACATGTTTGATCCCCAAAAGATTGCAACAGCAATCCAGGCAGATCTAAAGGCAGTTGGAATTGACGCTGAAATCGTAACCTATGATTGGGGAACATACTTACAAAAGACAGAAAATGGAGAACACCCAATGGCACTTCTTGGATGGACAGCAGATTATGCAGATCCAGACGACTTTTTGTATGTCTTGCTTGACTCAGATTCTGCAACAGTTGGAAGCGCAGGAAATATTGCATTTTACAGAAATCCGAAGGTGCATGAGTTAAATATTAAGGCACAAAGAGAAACAGACCAAGCAAAAAGAGCAGAACTTTACAAACAAGTCCAAGAGATAGTTCATAATGATGCACCTTGGGTGCCACTTGCACACGCAAAACAGATATTGGTTTTCAGTAAGAACGTGCAAGGATTTGTGCTATACCCCACGGGTGATTACCACTTTGAAACAGTAAGTATCACCAAATAG